In one window of Rhizobium oryzihabitans DNA:
- the dcm gene encoding DNA (cytosine-5-)-methyltransferase, whose amino-acid sequence MDAGILQRDRGFPSAVLAHHYGSNMPGEPLAKNGIPNYGDFTQIGADAGPIDLLVGGTPCQSFSVAGKRLGLDDPRGNLALEYLSLARRLRARWIVWENVPGVVSSVTDEEDGEGGIQSGIEGREAGDEWIEESDFATFLSFVRECGYGFAYRVLDAQYVRVDGFGRAVPQRRRRVFVVGYLGDWRRAAAVLLEPQGMRGDSAPRREPGEGTAGTIDASAARSRGAGVNPGMITGDWPAQVSPTLDTYYGDKMGLEDQHIFNQRGGKFVPVAIQAGALRENPNSGPDGVGVQEGISYTLEARSEVQAVAFDTTQITSKANYSNPQIGDPCHPLASGAHPPAVAFAQNTRDEVRLFGGDGQVVGALAAEPGMKQQSYVAQDWAVRRLTPTECERLQGFPDNFTNVPWGKKDTSPDGPRYKSLGNSMAVNVMRWIGRRIEMVEKITKGEAA is encoded by the coding sequence ATGGACGCCGGCATTCTTCAGCGAGATCGAGGCTTTCCCTCGGCCGTCCTCGCTCATCACTACGGATCGAACATGCCAGGAGAACCGCTGGCAAAGAACGGGATACCGAACTATGGCGACTTCACGCAGATCGGCGCGGATGCAGGACCAATCGACCTTCTTGTGGGAGGAACACCCTGCCAGTCTTTCTCGGTCGCAGGAAAGCGTCTCGGACTGGATGACCCGCGCGGTAACCTCGCCCTTGAGTATCTCAGCCTGGCTCGGCGCCTGCGCGCCCGCTGGATCGTATGGGAAAACGTCCCCGGTGTCGTTTCCTCTGTCACGGATGAAGAGGACGGTGAAGGCGGTATTCAGTCAGGAATTGAAGGACGCGAAGCCGGAGACGAATGGATTGAAGAAAGCGATTTTGCGACCTTTCTCTCATTCGTTCGGGAATGCGGGTATGGGTTCGCCTACCGAGTTCTTGACGCTCAATATGTCCGAGTGGACGGCTTTGGACGGGCTGTCCCTCAGCGACGACGGCGTGTGTTCGTTGTCGGATATCTTGGAGACTGGCGACGTGCCGCAGCAGTATTACTTGAGCCCCAAGGCATGCGCGGGGATTCTGCGCCGCGCCGAGAACCGGGGGAAGGAACTGCCGGAACAATTGATGCGAGCGCTGCGCGCAGTCGCGGAGCAGGCGTAAACCCCGGCATGATAACAGGTGACTGGCCGGCTCAAGTCTCTCCGACACTCGACACCTATTATGGTGACAAGATGGGGCTTGAAGATCAGCACATATTCAATCAACGCGGTGGAAAGTTTGTGCCTGTTGCCATACAGGCAGGCGCCCTGCGCGAGAACCCAAACAGTGGCCCTGACGGCGTTGGCGTTCAGGAAGGCATTTCCTACACGCTGGAAGCTCGATCAGAGGTGCAAGCCGTTGCTTTCGATACAACGCAGATCACCAGCAAGGCCAATTACAGCAATCCTCAGATTGGAGACCCTTGTCATCCTCTCGCATCAGGTGCGCACCCGCCGGCTGTGGCTTTCGCTCAGAACACCCGTGACGAGGTTCGCCTGTTCGGTGGCGACGGGCAGGTGGTTGGAGCTCTCGCCGCAGAACCCGGCATGAAACAACAATCGTATGTCGCTCAGGATTGGGCCGTCCGCCGACTGACCCCGACCGAATGTGAGCGTTTGCAGGGATTTCCCGACAATTTCACCAATGTCCCATGGGGCAAGAAAGACACGTCGCCCGACGGGCCTCGATACAAAAGTTTGGGGAATTCTATGGCGGTAAACGTGATGCGCTGGATCGGCCGGCGGATTGAGATGGTGGAGAAGATCACGAAAGGAGAGGCGGCATGA
- a CDS encoding DUF5681 domain-containing protein, translated as MTFQPGQSGNPGGRPKTKPFKECLIVEAEAAANGEECKAYKGSLRWNARQLLEKGDTAAIKEIADRLDGKVTQGISGPDGGPVQIDLTVLGDDELDAFALLCRKLAGVSSDDAEADTSGEGEEG; from the coding sequence ATGACATTCCAACCAGGTCAAAGCGGCAATCCGGGCGGCCGTCCCAAGACGAAACCGTTCAAGGAATGCCTGATCGTAGAGGCGGAAGCGGCGGCTAACGGAGAAGAGTGCAAAGCCTACAAGGGTTCTCTCCGGTGGAACGCGCGCCAGTTGCTCGAAAAGGGCGACACCGCAGCAATCAAGGAAATAGCTGACCGCCTCGATGGTAAGGTCACGCAAGGGATCAGCGGCCCCGATGGCGGGCCTGTCCAGATCGACTTAACAGTGCTTGGGGATGACGAGCTTGACGCATTCGCCCTTCTCTGCCGCAAACTTGCCGGCGTCTCCAGCGACGATGCTGAGGCTGATACGTCTGGAGAAGGCGAGGAGGGCTAA
- the terL gene encoding phage terminase large subunit, with amino-acid sequence MLRLIRLEKARRAKEAERQRVERDGELIRERCSTLAGFVREAWHVLEPLQPYVHGWHVDALCEHLEAVTDARITRLLINIPPGTMKSLLTSVLWPAWEWGPKGLPAMRYLTTSYAEKYVKRDSRRMRDLIVSDWFQSLWPEVKLIRAGEASFANNKTGFREGMPFGSLTGGRGDRVIIDDPHSTETAESDAERESTTRIFREAVPTRLNNPASSAIVVIMQRLHESDVSGQILKLGLGYEHLMLPMEFEPERRCHTSIGFDDPRTEEGELLFPERFPREVVERDKIPMGSYAVAGQLQQRPSPRSGGMFQRGDFEIVDAVPANAQRCRAWDFAASKAKPGRQPDWTVGLGMAKVNDTFYVEDVRRARWSASEVNTNLKNTATQDGATTRIRMPQDPGAAGKADAETKVKLLAGFDVVVVAPTGDKATRARPASAQAEAGNVKLVRGTWNEAFLDEICTFPNGQFDDQVDAFADALNELALGDGFDANMWKRLAG; translated from the coding sequence ATGCTGAGGCTGATACGTCTGGAGAAGGCGAGGAGGGCTAAGGAGGCAGAGCGCCAGCGCGTCGAGCGTGACGGCGAACTGATCCGGGAGCGGTGTTCCACTCTTGCGGGCTTCGTGCGCGAGGCGTGGCACGTTCTGGAGCCTTTGCAGCCATATGTGCATGGATGGCACGTCGACGCGCTGTGCGAGCATCTAGAGGCGGTAACTGACGCGCGGATAACCCGGCTGCTGATCAACATCCCGCCGGGGACCATGAAGTCGCTGCTGACGTCGGTTCTATGGCCGGCGTGGGAATGGGGGCCGAAGGGTCTGCCGGCAATGCGGTATCTGACCACAAGCTACGCTGAGAAGTACGTCAAGCGCGATAGCCGCCGCATGCGTGATCTCATCGTGTCCGACTGGTTCCAGTCTCTGTGGCCAGAGGTCAAGCTTATCCGTGCTGGTGAGGCATCCTTCGCCAACAACAAGACCGGCTTTCGTGAAGGCATGCCGTTCGGTTCGCTGACAGGTGGCCGTGGTGATCGGGTGATCATTGACGACCCGCATTCGACAGAGACCGCAGAGAGCGATGCTGAGCGGGAAAGCACGACGCGCATCTTTCGGGAGGCTGTTCCGACCCGACTGAACAATCCGGCCTCGTCGGCCATCGTGGTTATCATGCAGCGCCTGCACGAAAGTGACGTGTCGGGGCAGATACTGAAGCTTGGCCTTGGGTATGAGCATCTCATGCTCCCCATGGAGTTTGAGCCAGAGCGTCGGTGCCACACGTCGATCGGGTTTGACGATCCGCGCACGGAAGAAGGGGAATTGCTTTTCCCTGAGCGTTTTCCGCGCGAGGTTGTCGAGCGTGACAAGATACCGATGGGTTCCTACGCTGTTGCAGGGCAATTGCAGCAGCGGCCATCCCCTCGATCGGGAGGCATGTTCCAGCGTGGCGACTTTGAGATTGTCGATGCAGTTCCAGCCAATGCGCAACGGTGCAGGGCATGGGACTTTGCGGCAAGCAAGGCAAAGCCGGGACGCCAGCCAGACTGGACCGTTGGTCTTGGGATGGCGAAGGTAAACGACACGTTCTACGTCGAGGACGTCAGGCGCGCGCGGTGGTCGGCATCTGAGGTCAACACGAACCTCAAGAATACTGCCACGCAAGACGGCGCCACGACCCGCATCAGGATGCCTCAAGACCCTGGCGCGGCCGGTAAAGCTGACGCTGAGACCAAGGTCAAGCTCCTGGCCGGCTTCGATGTTGTCGTGGTGGCCCCAACCGGTGACAAGGCGACCCGCGCGCGCCCGGCATCTGCTCAGGCGGAAGCGGGCAACGTGAAGCTGGTACGCGGAACGTGGAATGAAGCCTTTCTGGACGAGATATGCACGTTCCCGAACGGACAGTTCGATGACCAGGTGGACGCCTTTGCCGACGCCTTAAACGAATTGGCGCTCGGTGACGGGTTCGACGCAAACATGTGGAAGAGGCTAGCTGGATAA
- a CDS encoding DUF1073 domain-containing protein, with amino-acid sequence MTPNSPAQTHDSFQNFMARTGIGTDNMSTGSSYGFNPISRDRVRLEWMYRGSWLVGKAVDVVAEDMTREGVDINGDISPDHIEEFHVGLHNLQIWQNLNDTIKWARLYGGAVAIMLIEGQDVSTPLRRDTITKGSFKGLLVLDRWMVQPSLNQPVTEYGPYLGQPEFYTVNQNAPALINKKVHYSRVIRIEGYELPFQQKLTENGWGISVVERLYDRLVGFDSATQGAAQLVYKAHLRTVKVKDLRKIIAAGGPALEGLVKQVDMIRKYQSNEGLTLLDGDDEFQADSYTFSGLDAVLLQFGQQLSGAIDIPLVRLFGQSPAGMNATGESDLRNYYDSVKAQQERRLKLPLTILFDVMHRSLFGEEPAKNFSFKFNPLWQMSEKEKAEVAESVERSTSSAYAEGLIGKATALKTLRQSAEVTGIFSAIPDEEIKAAEEDDANPPVPDLEGLTGQDESEDESVSEVKPEPKPLAAIVGGKT; translated from the coding sequence ATGACGCCGAATTCCCCGGCGCAGACCCATGACAGTTTTCAGAACTTCATGGCGCGGACAGGAATCGGTACGGACAATATGTCCACCGGTTCGAGCTATGGGTTCAACCCGATCAGCCGCGACCGCGTGCGTCTCGAATGGATGTACCGCGGTTCCTGGCTGGTGGGTAAGGCGGTCGACGTTGTTGCCGAGGACATGACCCGTGAAGGCGTGGACATCAACGGCGATATCAGCCCGGATCACATCGAGGAGTTCCACGTCGGTCTGCATAACCTGCAGATATGGCAGAACCTGAACGACACCATCAAGTGGGCTCGTCTCTATGGTGGCGCCGTCGCTATCATGCTGATCGAGGGGCAGGACGTTTCCACGCCACTCCGTCGCGACACGATCACGAAGGGCTCATTCAAGGGTCTGCTGGTTCTCGACCGGTGGATGGTACAGCCCTCGCTCAACCAGCCGGTGACAGAGTACGGCCCGTACCTCGGCCAGCCAGAGTTCTACACCGTCAATCAGAACGCCCCGGCGCTGATCAACAAGAAGGTGCATTACTCGCGGGTCATCCGCATCGAGGGATACGAACTGCCGTTCCAGCAGAAACTGACGGAGAACGGCTGGGGTATCTCGGTTGTCGAGCGGCTCTATGATCGACTGGTGGGATTTGACAGCGCAACGCAGGGTGCCGCCCAGCTTGTCTACAAGGCGCATCTGCGGACGGTGAAGGTCAAGGATCTCCGCAAGATCATTGCGGCCGGCGGCCCAGCGCTTGAGGGCTTAGTCAAGCAGGTCGACATGATCCGCAAATACCAGTCCAACGAAGGGCTGACGTTGCTTGACGGAGACGACGAGTTCCAGGCCGACAGTTACACCTTCTCCGGTCTGGATGCGGTTTTGCTCCAGTTCGGTCAGCAACTGTCCGGTGCGATCGACATTCCTCTGGTTCGCCTCTTCGGGCAGTCGCCGGCTGGCATGAACGCCACGGGCGAGAGCGATCTGCGGAATTATTACGATAGCGTCAAGGCCCAGCAGGAGCGCCGCCTGAAGCTGCCCCTGACGATCCTGTTCGACGTGATGCATCGATCGCTTTTCGGTGAGGAACCGGCCAAGAACTTTTCGTTCAAGTTCAACCCGCTTTGGCAGATGAGCGAGAAGGAAAAGGCAGAGGTCGCGGAATCGGTCGAGCGGTCAACATCGTCGGCTTATGCTGAGGGACTGATCGGCAAGGCTACCGCGCTCAAGACGCTTCGCCAGTCGGCGGAAGTCACGGGCATCTTCTCGGCCATCCCTGATGAGGAAATCAAGGCTGCGGAGGAAGATGACGCAAACCCTCCCGTCCCAGACCTTGAGGGCCTGACGGGCCAGGACGAGTCGGAAGACGAAAGCGTGTCCGAGGTGAAGCCAGAGCCCAAGCCACTCGCGGCCATTGTAGGCGGGAAGACGTGA
- a CDS encoding phage minor head protein produces the protein MKTFDKAGDRKSRSAFIRAKKAEARYAIQLRKIARVIGDIASGYTVGDPSSASKIEQALRRYSNVIGGWAETTALRMLEDVASRDRAAWMEVSRRIGQGIAKEIESAPTGAVMRERLQDQVKLIKSLPEEAADRVREISTKAFTEGKRPQYVAEEIMRSGDVAKSRANTIARTEVSRTGTELTRARAEYVGSEGYIWRTAEDEDVRHSHEEMNGKFVRWDSPPTLDGMKGHAGQFPNCRCYPEPVIPGDEVSAVRVPRLGRPRPQYR, from the coding sequence GTGAAGACCTTCGATAAGGCCGGAGACAGGAAAAGCCGCTCGGCATTCATCCGGGCCAAGAAGGCAGAAGCCCGATACGCGATCCAGCTTCGCAAGATCGCGCGGGTCATCGGGGATATAGCCAGTGGCTACACTGTTGGTGATCCATCGTCGGCAAGCAAGATTGAGCAAGCCCTTCGCCGGTACAGCAACGTCATCGGCGGATGGGCGGAGACTACGGCCCTTCGGATGCTGGAAGACGTCGCCAGCCGCGATAGAGCGGCGTGGATGGAGGTTTCACGCCGGATAGGCCAAGGCATCGCCAAGGAGATCGAAAGCGCTCCCACCGGCGCTGTGATGCGGGAACGGCTGCAGGATCAGGTCAAGCTCATCAAGTCGTTGCCGGAAGAGGCGGCGGATCGGGTGAGGGAGATATCGACCAAGGCATTTACCGAGGGCAAGCGTCCTCAGTATGTGGCCGAGGAGATCATGCGCAGCGGTGACGTTGCCAAGAGCCGCGCCAACACGATTGCCCGAACCGAGGTAAGCCGGACAGGAACGGAACTGACGAGGGCGAGAGCCGAATATGTCGGGTCTGAGGGGTATATTTGGAGAACGGCAGAAGATGAGGACGTGCGACATTCCCACGAGGAGATGAATGGCAAATTCGTCAGATGGGATTCGCCGCCGACCTTGGACGGAATGAAAGGGCATGCAGGGCAGTTTCCAAACTGCAGATGCTACCCGGAACCTGTCATTCCAGGCGATGAAGTATCCGCTGTGCGCGTTCCGCGCCTTGGCCGCCCTCGCCCACAATATCGGTGA
- a CDS encoding DUF2213 domain-containing protein — translation MAVGNLSLRAVLSRGSAPPETVKDIAAGIAFVADDNTVLLLKRSPKEENFAGHWAFPGGKADDGETAEEAARREAIEEMGNVPIRTLRSLDTRDTPNGMEFTTFVCEGSPKFIPTLNGEHTDYRWASLDDLPQPMHPAVARTLAEGKLTGDKAASEDAQFRFYTPVKIGPKRSLTPEGFLLCEDVPIARIGELIYVGGEVPVDPGRDGLVRISRDEAQVFAPATVASFLGKPITVDHPDEDVTPSNWRSLSVGTIVAVRRGTGDLSDFLLADFLIQDEAAIAKVTAGNPEVSCGYDADYEQIEPGKGRQTNIIGNHVALVDKGRCGPRCFVGDNQSLTSTGGPPMGTKRTWRDRIMTAFKAQDEAALNEELDTMADEAEPQKLVIELKQPEVEKDDETKDDGEQPDVAALIQAMDEKFTAAITDIAGRLAKLEAGEVGETTDNEHGDKDDGETKDEEGEEEGKTDEEKSGKTTDSAGLKSEFTETLARAEILSPGIKLPTFDAKADQKKTADSLCALRRKALANAFKDDDRKEFVTPFVGDRPDFTKLTCDAAKQMFVGASELAKRANNRAQVFDNTRRAATDAHANSIKSINEAHRAFWKR, via the coding sequence ATGGCCGTTGGCAACTTGAGTTTGCGGGCAGTGCTTTCGCGTGGCAGCGCACCGCCTGAGACGGTGAAAGACATTGCCGCCGGGATTGCGTTCGTCGCCGACGACAATACCGTGTTGCTGCTCAAGCGCTCGCCCAAGGAAGAGAACTTCGCCGGTCACTGGGCATTCCCCGGTGGCAAGGCAGATGACGGAGAAACGGCCGAGGAAGCCGCCAGACGCGAAGCGATTGAGGAGATGGGCAATGTTCCGATCCGCACGCTTCGCTCTCTGGACACACGCGATACGCCGAACGGAATGGAGTTCACGACATTCGTCTGTGAAGGCTCCCCGAAGTTCATCCCGACACTGAACGGGGAACACACGGACTATCGCTGGGCATCGCTGGATGACCTGCCGCAGCCAATGCACCCAGCCGTCGCCAGAACGCTTGCTGAGGGCAAACTGACCGGTGACAAGGCCGCCAGCGAAGACGCGCAGTTCCGCTTCTACACGCCCGTTAAGATCGGTCCGAAGCGCAGCCTGACGCCTGAAGGCTTCCTGCTCTGCGAAGATGTGCCGATCGCGCGCATCGGGGAACTGATCTACGTCGGCGGCGAAGTCCCGGTTGATCCCGGTCGAGATGGCCTTGTCCGCATCTCGCGCGACGAGGCGCAGGTATTCGCCCCAGCCACGGTCGCATCGTTTCTTGGCAAACCGATCACGGTTGACCACCCCGATGAAGATGTAACCCCGTCCAACTGGCGCAGCCTGTCTGTAGGCACCATCGTCGCGGTACGGCGTGGAACAGGCGATCTGTCCGACTTTCTGCTGGCTGACTTCCTGATCCAGGATGAGGCAGCAATCGCCAAGGTCACCGCCGGCAATCCAGAAGTCTCGTGCGGCTATGACGCCGATTACGAGCAGATCGAACCCGGCAAAGGCCGGCAGACCAACATCATCGGCAATCACGTCGCCCTTGTCGATAAGGGGCGTTGCGGCCCTCGGTGTTTCGTTGGCGACAACCAATCTCTAACCAGTACAGGAGGCCCTCCGATGGGTACAAAACGTACGTGGCGTGATCGCATCATGACGGCCTTCAAGGCCCAGGATGAAGCCGCCCTGAATGAAGAACTAGACACGATGGCCGACGAAGCCGAGCCGCAAAAGCTCGTTATCGAACTGAAGCAGCCGGAAGTCGAAAAGGATGACGAGACCAAAGACGACGGCGAACAGCCTGACGTCGCCGCTCTGATCCAGGCCATGGACGAAAAGTTCACTGCCGCCATCACCGACATTGCTGGGCGCCTTGCCAAGCTGGAAGCCGGTGAAGTTGGTGAGACGACGGACAATGAACACGGCGACAAAGACGACGGCGAAACCAAGGACGAGGAAGGCGAGGAAGAGGGAAAGACGGACGAAGAAAAGTCCGGCAAGACCACCGACTCCGCTGGCCTGAAATCCGAGTTCACCGAAACTCTCGCCCGCGCTGAAATCCTCTCCCCCGGCATCAAGCTGCCGACCTTCGACGCCAAGGCCGACCAGAAGAAGACTGCAGACTCGCTCTGCGCTCTGCGCCGCAAGGCCCTTGCCAATGCCTTCAAGGACGACGACCGCAAGGAATTCGTCACCCCCTTTGTCGGTGATCGCCCCGATTTTACGAAGCTCACCTGTGACGCTGCCAAGCAGATGTTCGTCGGCGCTTCCGAACTCGCCAAGCGAGCCAACAACCGCGCTCAGGTATTCGACAATACCCGGCGCGCTGCCACCGATGCTCACGCAAATTCGATCAAGAGCATCAACGAAGCCCACCGCGCCTTCTGGAAGCGCTGA
- a CDS encoding structural cement protein Gp24, with protein MVSYLTRMPAGIAGVLTRTEHATVEPGLYSASAPFSAFGLAAKLSSGSYVPFSGGEAATALAAINVKPFPYQSPSTASDALGVATPSQTGGIGSFLKRGYMTILLNGGATVAKGGQVYIRVANAAAGKPIGGFEGAADSTNTVAPAGLTFMGPADANGNVEIAYNI; from the coding sequence ATGGTGTCTTACCTGACCCGCATGCCAGCCGGTATCGCTGGCGTTCTCACCCGTACCGAGCATGCAACGGTTGAACCGGGCCTCTACTCGGCTTCTGCCCCGTTCTCGGCCTTCGGCCTTGCTGCAAAGCTCTCCAGCGGCTCCTACGTGCCGTTCTCGGGCGGTGAGGCGGCTACTGCCCTTGCGGCCATCAACGTGAAGCCTTTCCCTTACCAGTCGCCCAGCACGGCCAGTGACGCTCTCGGCGTTGCAACCCCGTCCCAGACCGGTGGGATCGGCTCGTTCCTCAAGCGCGGCTACATGACCATTCTGCTCAACGGCGGCGCGACCGTCGCAAAGGGCGGACAGGTTTACATCCGCGTTGCAAACGCTGCTGCTGGCAAGCCCATCGGCGGATTCGAAGGTGCTGCGGACTCCACCAACACCGTTGCTCCTGCCGGCCTCACCTTCATGGGTCCGGCCGACGCAAACGGAAACGTGGAAATCGCCTACAATATCTGA
- a CDS encoding DUF2184 domain-containing protein — protein sequence MELSWTIPELESAAQLGRPVDTQKYDAMTLKWNMDIDEQVYIGDSTLPSCYGLCNLASVTPTNAPNGAGGSPLWINKTPAEILKDVNTVLNAAWAASGYAVAPSDLRIPPAQFGYLASQTVSTAGNVSILEYLKQNCISNTVNGQPLNIQPLKWLTGRGAGSTDRMLAYSKDPKYVRFPLVPMQRTPVEYRSLYQITTYFGRIGQVEARYQETLGYMDGI from the coding sequence ATGGAACTTTCCTGGACCATCCCGGAGCTCGAAAGCGCCGCCCAGCTTGGCCGTCCGGTCGACACGCAGAAATACGATGCCATGACCCTCAAGTGGAACATGGACATCGATGAGCAGGTCTACATCGGTGACAGTACCCTGCCTTCCTGCTACGGCCTCTGCAACCTTGCATCGGTCACCCCGACGAACGCCCCCAACGGCGCCGGCGGTTCTCCGCTCTGGATCAACAAGACCCCGGCAGAAATCCTGAAGGACGTTAACACCGTCCTCAACGCAGCATGGGCAGCGTCCGGCTATGCCGTGGCGCCGAGCGATCTGCGCATTCCCCCGGCTCAGTTCGGCTATCTTGCCTCGCAGACGGTTTCCACGGCCGGCAACGTGTCGATCCTGGAATACCTGAAGCAGAACTGCATCTCCAACACGGTCAACGGCCAGCCGCTGAACATTCAGCCGCTGAAATGGCTGACCGGTCGCGGCGCAGGCAGCACAGACCGCATGCTGGCGTACTCCAAGGATCCGAAGTACGTCCGGTTCCCGCTGGTGCCGATGCAGCGCACGCCGGTTGAATACCGCTCGCTCTACCAGATCACGACTTACTTCGGCCGTATCGGGCAGGTCGAGGCGCGTTATCAGGAGACGCTCGGCTATATGGACGGAATCTGA
- a CDS encoding STY1053 family phage-associated protein, producing the protein MAKIKVAKPFKLTLDSGEIKVFDIGEHDVNKEVSDHWFTKAHLEGYEPPAPPEGSHEWMVQASEERRAAAAQAQTEAEELAAAQLAAQNEAVRQSQEAIRMAQMKAAEQAEVAAAKGGDVPNKKADADLPNPLASKPKTGGAKAKAAEQAE; encoded by the coding sequence ATGGCAAAGATCAAAGTCGCCAAGCCGTTCAAGCTCACGCTGGACAGCGGCGAGATCAAGGTGTTCGACATTGGCGAGCATGATGTGAACAAGGAAGTTTCCGACCACTGGTTCACGAAGGCCCATCTGGAAGGATACGAGCCTCCTGCGCCGCCGGAAGGCAGCCATGAGTGGATGGTTCAGGCCTCGGAAGAGCGCCGCGCTGCCGCCGCACAGGCTCAGACGGAAGCAGAGGAGCTTGCCGCCGCACAGTTGGCCGCACAGAACGAAGCTGTTCGCCAAAGCCAGGAAGCCATCCGCATGGCGCAGATGAAGGCCGCGGAACAGGCTGAAGTCGCAGCGGCTAAAGGCGGGGACGTCCCGAACAAGAAAGCTGACGCCGACCTGCCGAACCCATTGGCCTCCAAGCCAAAGACTGGCGGTGCAAAGGCGAAGGCCGCGGAACAGGCTGAATAA
- a CDS encoding DUF4054 domain-containing protein has protein sequence MADAAGFRTAFPEFADTNAYPDATVNLWLGYAQNLVNLDRWGTLYDLGVYLLTAHNLVIWKKDSKAAAAGGIPGSSSGVQSSKSVDGVSVSYDTTVATVEGAGNLNLTTYGTRFADLRDMFGAGGFQL, from the coding sequence ATGGCTGACGCCGCTGGCTTCCGAACCGCGTTCCCTGAATTTGCTGACACCAATGCCTATCCCGACGCCACGGTCAATCTGTGGCTGGGATATGCTCAAAATCTTGTCAACCTTGATCGATGGGGAACGCTCTACGACCTCGGCGTCTATCTGCTGACGGCGCATAACCTTGTAATCTGGAAGAAGGATAGCAAGGCGGCGGCGGCCGGCGGCATTCCCGGTTCGTCCTCTGGCGTTCAGTCATCGAAATCGGTTGATGGGGTTTCCGTCAGCTACGACACCACTGTCGCCACAGTCGAGGGCGCCGGCAATCTCAATCTCACGACCTACGGCACGCGTTTCGCTGATCTGCGAGACATGTTCGGTGCTGGCGGTTTCCAGCTTTAA